DNA sequence from the Molothrus aeneus isolate 106 chromosome 24, BPBGC_Maene_1.0, whole genome shotgun sequence genome:
TGGGTTATTTCCAGAGCAGTCACCTGAAGATGAGGGTGGATTTTTTCAGACTCCCAGTTTCACATAATCAGGAATGTTAAAGAACAGATTCCCAGGACAGCGGGTCTGGGCTGAGAACTGACACATCTAACCATCATCTTTGGTGGCCACTCTGTCCATCAAGGCCTGTGGTCTCTCTACTCCTTGGGTTGTGAGGGAAATCTGAAGACTGGAGTTAGTATTGGcccatttttctcctgttgaggagaattgatttttctgatttGCCTTTAAACACAGGGAGTGTGACTGGGAAGCACAAACAATATCCTTGCAGTGGGAAGGAAGGTGGGTAATGGAGTGGTGTGAACCACATCTGTCAAGGTTAACATCTGCTTAGGGTCTGTTGAAACTGTTGTGAGGGGGAGTCTCTGGTTCAGCTTCAGCATCCTTCCTCTTTCAGATGAACTGTGAGCTCACAGTCAGCATCCTCACGCACACCTACCCTGGGAAGTCAAGGTAAAAGAGAGACTTGGAGTTATTGTGATAGAGTGCAAGGACTGAAAGACAACTGCAGGCCCTTGGCATGCgccaggggaaggaaaaggaaggtggagtgaggggctggagagagctCTGTGTGAGATCTGTGTGCAGCAAGGCCATGCCCAGCCACAACTGCAGGCTTGCAGGTGATTAATCCAGTTAGTGACCCAAAGGGAAACACAGAAACAATATGATCAGCTCAGCAgttctaaaataatttcagtctCTCTTATGTCATCTGCTTTAAATACCAATTGTTTGGTGCTGGCTCTGTTGCCCATCAGAACTTATTATTAAGAACTATTTGCCATTTGTTCTTTCCTGTCCTCTTAGCAATAACTTCCTCTGTGTGCATTTCTTTTCCCTAAGAGCTGGACATCTGTCTTCCTCCTGGCTGTGACCAACACACTCAGGGCTCTtcttccagccctgtgctggagctggggtgcCTGGGCTTTTCCTCTGcatcagcagcccagagctggggccgggctgggaatgcagagagctgggctgcaggagatggGCTGGGACTGATCCTGAGAGCTCAGAGAAGGGAGGTGTGACAGGAGAATATCAGTTCCCAAAGGGGCTGGGAAAAGTTACTGATTTacctgggaaggggaaggaaaatcTCCTTTGTTTGTGGATCTCAGATGTTGAGGCTGAGGTTGATGAAATgccagtggctgctgcaggaggttcCTTGGGCCAGGCTGTGTTAATCAGTGGTGAAAGATCAGTGATTTACCAGCTGTGGAAAGCAGTTGTGGTTATTGTTTGGGGGTGAGGAGATCATGGGCAGGGTGGCTTCCAGAGCAGTTGTGCTTTGCTGCTCAGGATGGGGCACTTCCAGTGCAAAAACCACTCTGGATATGATATGAGCTCTGGCAGCTTTGGTTTGCTTCCCCCCATGTTGAATATTCCCTGACGACCATTTCAAGGTGGAATTTTGAATTTTGCACTTCAGTTTTCAGTGCTTGGGGTGTCTGTAGTGTGAATGAGCTTTGCTTTGGAGGAGcactgaggcagagctgcctggctcccacctgcacaggagggctgagccaggtaacacccagagctgcaggaaggagcctCTCCCATCACACACCAGGCACCGaaggggagcacagccctgtgagTACTTGTCTTGCTTTAAAAGGCATGAGTTGGCTTGTGCAGAATTAGACACCAAATTTTTCATGCCAATTTTTAGGGATTGCAAAAGATTCAGGAATACTGAGATTTAATTTGAGGCATCTGATTTTTAACTGGTTTATAGAGATGGATTTGGATATCTACAAGTTGTCATGGTTCTAAGAAGGCTTTTTTTGGAAGCAGAGAAGCCAAACCACCACTTCTGTTGAGGGGCTGAGTGTCTCAGGTGAGACAGCCTGGGACACAAATCTGAGTTCCCCCTGCATGAAGTGTGTGACCCAGAGCCAGTGGGGCTACCAGGGCTGTCCCTTCAGCCTGCAGTTTCCATCACCTCCAGCTGTGCATCCATCTGATTCCCAGCCCAATCTGCTGATTTTTTGCAGAAtccctttttcttctcacaGACCAGGCAGTTCAGTCCTGACCCTCTGCCGGGGTGAGCTCTCTTCTCTGGGACATTGTTCTTTTTCTGGAGAGTCTCAGGGAAGCCAGTCTGAACTTGGGAGAGCTGAGATCTTGCCAaggaggagaggctggcagTTAGACACTGGGGAAGGTTTATTTTCCCTCcagaattttctttccaagGTGAGTGCTCTTAATTGCAGGTGGATGGAATCCAAGCCCCGCAGGCTGCTTGGTCACCAGGCAGTGACTTCACTTTGGGCTGGGCTTCCCTCTCTCTCCAGTTCTGTAAAAGACCGAGCAGATACCAAGAAGAGCAACAGATAAAGCAGAGGGGGTTggtttgcttcattttttagCTTGCAcaacccaaaatcccagcagtgTTTGCCAGCAGGGTTGGAAGTCTCAAGAGTTGAGAGCTCAGTCGCTGCTGGTGGGGTTCCCAttgctggaggggctgcagggtggggttcccgtgccagggcagggaaccaAGGGAGCCAaagcctcctctcctcctgctgccagggctcagcccaggacccccaggacTCCGTCCCACACAGGAGACCatcccctcctcctctgcagcagttCAGCTGCCCCGGCTGGTGctggcccagccttggcagcCCCGGTGCTGTGTTCAGGAGGAGACAAAGCACCCGGGGCTGCTGCCCTTGGCCCCGGGCTGTTCCCTGGGCCGGCTGGCCCTGCCTGTGAGCAGGGAGCCCAGCGCTGCTCAGCGCTGCCCAGGAAGGGTTAATGCTCCCCGGGCTGGcccggcacagctccctggggccgGGGGCATTGCAGGGCAGATGCCAGGGGGGTGGCAGAGCCGGGGCCAGGGCAGGACCCTGCGCTCCCCAGGGCGCGATTACTGCGCCGGGGGATTTGGTGGGAATGGCCAATGAggggccaggctggctccaaATCCAGCTTCTTCCAAAGCCCCAGATAAACCAGACTGCCATTAATAAGGCAAGGAAGGTTAGGAGGAGCAGCATCTCAGCAGATCTGGAGAGGTAAGGTGCAGTTCTGCCTGAGGCTGGCCCCAGCTCGGAGTGGGAACAGGAGCGCGGtgaggctcctgcagctgggacatTATTTGCACGTCTGCAGCAGGGGTTTATTTGCTGATGTTAAGAAATGCCATAGCTGGAGGCTCTGGGTAGTGGAATCAGGAAGCTGAGCACAGATTTTCTGTGTCTTTGTAGCTGTGTGCTCATTCTGGGTGATAAACAAGTTCCTTGAGAGAAAAGCTCTGAAAAATGGCTGTAACCTGCTGGTGAGTTTAGTTCTAGGTTCTGGGGTTTGAAATGGGGATTTGTGGTCAGAAACTGTCGAGCAGTTTCCCCTTAGAGAGCTGGGCTGTCACAGTTCTCTGATGGCTGCTCTTCCtcgctgctcagctccacgtaCAGAGATGGAAATAGAGCGAGTAATTCAACTAGCTTACTTAAAATGAAGGACATGTAGAAAATAAAGCTTGGTAATGTAAAGCTGAACATAGGAATAACAGAAAAAGCTGGCCTTTTTCACCCTGATCTTGAGATCTGTTGCTGTACAAAAAAATGGTGATGAGCTTTTTAAAGTGCTGGTGACAGCGTAGGCTGGAGCCTCCCTGCACGGGTAATCTCTGCAAACCACCTCAGCCAGAGTGGCACGGCctcactccagcccctctgtccctcccctctcctgccccttcccactCCCCTCCTGCTAAAAATGACTCAGTGGCAGCTGTTGGGAAGTGGAGCCCGTTTGTTTCCTGGTGCTGCTTGGGGAATGTGATCCAGACCCTGcatgagagagagaaagcagcagagcgAAAGAGGAGGGGGAGTTGGGAAGCTCTGGAGAATAACTTGCTTATTTTAAGCCTGGTGTAGAAAGTTCAATCTTTGTAGTGAGGTTCAGGGATGAAGCAGAACTGCTACTAAAGGTCCTAGCCTGGGAATCAAAGAATTCCTGATTGAATGTAAGTAATCCTGGAGTTTGTTGGTCGTTCTGTGCAAAATTTCCAGCGCATTGAAATGTCTTTGATTGTCCTCTAGCAGGAGGTGCCTGTGCTGAGGGCATTGAGAGCTGGAGAGAGGTTATGGAGTAATAATTTAATTCTTcctggggtttatttttaatctacTTGAGCACTTCAGGTAAGGAAGCAAGGCTGTGCTCTGGCTCCTGATTTCAGCTGGTGACAGGGCACAGAAGACTCAAAAGCACAAGAATATTCTAAAACTGGTGGCAGCCAAAACCATTCATAGTTCTACACCTTGGGCTTCTGCCAAGCGATTAATGGAAACCCaaactctttatttttgttgtcaGGTCAAACAATCCACTTCTGTCAGCTCCTCTTAATCCTAGAGGGACACTCCTAGAAAAATCTGAGGAGAATCAGAGTGCTGTTGGCTGAAGTGGGTGCAGTGCAGGTGGGATGGGTGGCAGAGGTGGTCAGGAGGGAGGGCATGGCCCAGACAgcggctcagccctgctctgctgccccgtgctgccctggggacactgctggggaccCTGACCCCTGgtaccctgacccacagggaccctgacccacagggaccctgacccacagggaccctgacccacagggacactgctggggaccCTGACCCATGGGGATCCTACTGGGGACCCTGCTGGGGACCCTGACCCATGGGGACCCTACTGGGGACCCTGCTGGggaccctgacccacagggacACTGCCGGGGACCCTGACCCCCGGgtaccctgacccacagggaccctgacccacagggacactgccagggaccctGACCCCCGGGTACTCTGACCCATGGTGACCCTGACCCATGGGGACCCTGCTGGGTCCCTGACCCCCGGggaccctgacccacagggacactgctggggaccCTGACCCATGGGGACCCTGACCCAgagggacactgctggggaccCCAACCCATGGGGACCCTACTGGGGACACTGACCCACAGGGCCCCTGACCCCGGGGCCCCTGACGCGCTGTGTTCTTCCCTTGGCAGCTGTCCATGAAGGAGGTGGGTGACGGGCTGCACGAGCAGATGAACTGCATGATGGGcgccctgcaggagctgaagctgctgcaggtgcagaCGGCCCTGGAGCACCTGGAGCTCTCGGGGCGCCGCAGCCCCGCGGGGCAGGAGCCACGGCCGGCGGACGCCCGGGGACGCTGCCCCCCACGCCCGGCGTGTCCCGTGCCGCAGCCAGCCGGCCCGCGCCAGCCTGCTGCGGCCCCAGAGAGCCAGCGGCCTGCAGACggcccctgctgctcacagagccTCTGCAGGGAGGCCGTGTGCCCCCCTCAAGGACCTTGCTGGGTGCCCCGGGCGCCGGAGCCCGGCCAGGGCACGGCCGGGGCACGGCCGCCGTGCCGGGAGTGCCCGGGCTGCGACGATGGCCACGACTGGACCTCGTCCCTGATGTCGCAGAGCAGGAACCGGCAGCCGCTGGTGCTGGGCGACAACATCTTCGCAGACCTGGTGGGCAACTGGCTGGACCTGCCCGAGCTGGACAAGAAGGGGGAGAAGGGCGAGGGGTCCCTGTCCGCGAGCAGgtcccaggagctctgcaggaagTTCTCCCTCACAGCCAACATCTTCAAGAAGTTCCTGAGGAGCGTCCGGCCGGACCGCGACAGGCTGCTCAAGGAGAAGCCTTGCTGGCTCCCTCCTGAGGACAAACGGCCCCAGATCTCCAAGAGGTCCAAAAAGATCAACAAACTCAAGGGGACGTTTTACCTGCCCCTTCACGGGAACCTGCAGAGCCAtcacagcaaagcagagaggtGCCCAAGGGCAGAGAGCCATGGTGAGCACCCCAAAATGGGCACCAGGAAAGTGCCCGACCCCAGAGACTACAGCCAGGGCTTTGACATCAACACGGCTGTGTGGGTGtgagcctgccctgcccagcatcTCCACACCCACCCAGGGCCACCCACCTGCTCAGGGGACTCTGAGCTCtccacagggacaggagaggatCCTGCAGAACGTGCTGCACACGGAATTTTCTGGACAACTACAGCTTCAGGGactgcctgagcagcagctggtgcagcCCCACGTGGGGAGACCTTTGGGGACCAATATTGGCAAAAATAATGCAAATCTTTAGCAGCTTTATGGTGAGTGGTGCCAcaggtgagcagctcctggtgccaggCCCATTCCATCATCTCCAGCTCAATGGTGCAGCACAAAATCCAcggtgtgcatgtgtgtgtatgagtgtgcaaatatatatatatatataattttgttaaaaaaatctattcctGCTTGTGTGCACTTGAAACTGGGTTACAAACCAGGCATCCCAAGCCTTGTACCTGAAGCACTTGTTatttaaatggaaagaaataagtTTGAATTTATAAGACTTGAACAATTGCTGAGTGGGGGGCAAACCCCCAGCTTTGGGGGGTTTCCCCTTAAACTGTGTCCCTGGTGCCCTGCCAGCATCTCTGCCTCCCCTGCCAGCCAAAGCAGGGGCACAAGGCTCCTTACAGGGGGTTTGTGACCGGGGGTCTCGGTGGCTttgccccttcccctcccctcgtCCCTGTGGGTTGTTCCAGGTACAGCACTGCTGAAGTTCCTTGTTGGATTTTCACCCGGATGCAAAGTTCAGTGCCCCATCTCCTGTTGTGTTCCCTGTTGCTGTTGTACAAACCCTGCTTTGACAGAACCAAGTTCTTCAGTGTCCGACTCTCCAAGAGTTTCCAATAAAGTGGGATTGTCtcactctgctctgggacacccTGGCTCTGTTCTCTCACTCTGGGGgttccctggctgctcccacccggggctgggcaggctggggagcaCCAGAAGAGTTTCCATTGCAGGAGAGGTTGTGAAtcagggcagagctccctgccaggggccagcactgctgcagagtgagtccctgctcaccctgcgcctccccatccctcctgccccccaGCAGAGACacgggcagggtttggggtttggggtctggggtctggggtttggggtttggggtttggggggaagctgctgcccagggaagagccccagagctggctggagaAGGGGCCAGGCCGGGGATGTGGCgcagggagcacaggggctgctgctggccctgcagccccgtTCCCCCAGCAGGTGCTcgggctgtgcagcagctcccaaaccTGTTCCTCTCACTCCGCTGAGGAGAGGCTTGTGTGAGAGCAGGGCCATTCTTCATTTTAATaaacacccagctctgctcccgctgagcttccccaggctgagAGGCCGGTGCAGCAGAGGCGTGCGGGCAgaattctttttctgctttgcaaatTAAATATAGGCACAAGGCAGGCCCTGCTTGTGCCCATacaaggagaggagcagggcagcacccGAGCTCAGCACTTGTGCAGGAACCTGAGCAAGCCTTGTCCTTCCTCTCGtgggctccagggctgctgcttccccctgCCCCGCTCCTCTGAATGCTGAGAGGCTGCTTGGGAAGCGTTTTGTTTCCCTGCTCTTTTATCAGTAGTTCATCCTGTTTGTTACCTCCCCTCTGCTTTCCAAAGGGTCACCAAAGAGAGGAGTTTTCCagagagaggagcagctttgcATTAAAATAGGATTTTCCAGGATGTTTGCAATGACAAATCCAGTGTGGGCTAGGCTTCAAACGCTTGGAAATAGCGAGAAAATGCAGCTGCATCCCAAAGTtcttaagagaaaaaatatttaataaatattctttataGACATTCAAATAATGAAGAATATCACCCAAGCCAGACATCCTCCCTAATTTAGTTTCCAGAGCAGGATCTGCTCATAGATCAGAGTTGGATTTGTGAATTACCATTTCACTTCTCCGGggacttttcctgaaattatAATGGCTTttgctcctcttttttttcttcatgaaacTGCCACGAAATTGTTCTCCATTATTAAGGATGAAACCCAGCTAATTAGCACAATGGCAGTGTCTGAGGAGGCCGTGGCTGTGTTCTGCATGGCTGATAGGAGTGGCTAATCCCAAGCACGGGACAATAATGGGAGGAGGAGGCTCCCCATGGACCTGCCTTGGGATTTATGGAAATCTCTGGTCAGCCTGAGCCAAGGGCTGGGTGAGCAGCACACCCAGGGCTCCAGGCACCCAGcgctgcagctgcacagcctgggATGGGTGAGTGCTGCTCTGGCCCATATGGCCCCATGGCAAGAGAGGATTTGGCTCTTAGCGTTAATGGAGCGCttttgcaggagctgctgtgctccctgggctttcccttcccggagccctcaccctgctctccagccagaTGGCCTCCAGAAGGCTCCCAAATGTGCCTGTAATTAAAGAGCCTTgattttcaaagccatttcaCAGCTTATTCTCCCGACAATGAGATGGGGCTTCTTGGGCTGCTgcggggcaggaggagagggaaacaCGGCTGGCTGCCCTCAGGAgcattttgtgtttgctgtttgcTGTTTGTGCAGCGGcaggacaggggcaggggcttTAAACTGGAGGAGAGCAGCGTTGGACGGGATAtcgggaagaaattcctccctgtgagggagcgaggccctggcacaggtgcccagagccgccgtgcatccctggcagtgcccaaggccaggctgggcagggctcggggcagtgggaggtgcccctgcccagggcaggggactGGAATTAGGCCATGTTCAAGGTGCTTTCCCGTCCATGCCATTCTGCAGCTCTCCCCGGGTACCTGCTCAGATCTTCCCCCTCCTCCGGGCTCTTTCTGCTCCAGACAATTGCGGGGCTCACGCCCAGGGCAGCCAGCCAGGcgtttctgctgcagctgcctgatcTGCATGTGCTCATGCTAATGGTGTGGAAACCATTCAGGGCCGGCTTTGTGCTGGGTTTCCTGTGCCCTGAATGGAGCTCGGGAAAAGGAGAGGCTGGGTCCCTGCATTTGACATCATTCAAGAGGGGAACTTTCTGTGTGCTGCTCACCTGGTTTGCAAAGGTGTGGCTGATGTGATGCTGTTGGCAGCATGGTTGGAGCTTTGCACGGAATTTACGCCTTAAAGAGGCAAATAACAGAGAAATTCTTATTTATTCCTAAGAGAAGTGGGAGAAACGTTCTATTTGCAGCTACAGAGTATTGGGAAATTCTCTGGAGATAAGCTGCATTGCCAGGAAAGTCGAGCAAAAGTCCTCCTTCAGCAGGGGTTTTATGGCAGCCGTAAATCACTCAGAGATGGAGGGGATAAGGCACCTCAAACAGCCAaacctgctccttcctcctgcaccCCGCAGGAGCCGCCCCAGCCGGGCTCCATCAGGCCTCTGTGTGCTGAAATCTGCCcagaacagccctgcagcccctccaggggacatccccgctgtccccaccccagggaTTGTCCCCAGCAGGGTTCAGGTCCTTTGCCATGATGAGATTTCACGGGACAATTCCATGTGACACatctgggcagccctggggatcccagaggagctgaaggctcagcaggacacagagcccCTCATCTCTGAGTGCATCACAGCTGGAGAAAACAACCACCGGGTGAAGGACTTGCAGCCTTTCCTGTGGGACACAGCAAAGTCCCCAGCACCACactataaattaattatttagatTCCAGCCTGCAATGAGAGCTGTCTGGCCAGATGCCTCcagcctccccagagcccccaggagctctgagctctccacGTGCATCTCAGTGGGCtgaggctcctcctgccctgcaagAAGCAGGAGTAGAACCAGAACAACTCTCAGCACTCGGGGTCCTCAGCCATTCCCTTTCCTCTGGaactggggcagcccctgaaGCCTCTGAGCTGTAGGAAAGGTGCTGTTTGTCCACGGGGACGTGGAGTGGGCAATGGGAGCTGCCTGGACCCGCGGGTGTGGTTCAGACAGTTCCCATTTCCATTTGTGGGGCCCCCATGCCTCAGGAGGGCCCTGttctcctctgccagctctgcattAACGGGGATCCAAAGGCAGTTCTGTGTTTGTAGCCTTCGGGTCTGGGGCATTGCCAGCCTCCCCCACATAACCCAGGGACGGGGACGGCCCCGGGCTGGGAGAAGCTCTGAAGGAAGCAGGGGAGGCGTTTtcctggcaggagccagggaagaGCCAAGAGGGAAAGAGTTAAAAGCTGTCTCCAGGCAGGAGAACAAAACCACCATTGCACTCATCTCGCTGCTGTGCTCATCTAATTACGTTATTTAACAGGATACCCTCTCATTGATTTTAATTACTCACATAATTTGGGAAGTAATTcacagcacatccctgcagggTGCACAAGCCTGAGCTGGGAACAATGCACTGGAGTCTTTgccagaggagggagggagggaggggaaatgaGCCCAGGCCCCCAGGCCAGGGGGATCTGGGGACCTGTCCCCTGGGAAAGGCTCCTCGGGGAGCTGGGGTCACCTGTGGTACGATATTGTCACCCATGGTACAGTAGTGTCACCTGAGATACGATATTGTCACCCATGATATGATATTGTCACCCATGGTACAGTAGTGTCATCTGAGATACGATATTGTCACCCATGAGATGATATTGTCACCCATGGTACAGTAGTGTCATCTGAGATACGATATTGTCACCCATGATATTGTCACCCATGGTACAGTAGTGTCACCTGAGATACGATATTGTCACCCATGAGATGATATTGTCACCCATGGTACAGTAGTGTCATCTGAGATACGATATTGTCACCCATGATATTGTCACCCATGGTACAGTAGTGTCACCTGAGATACGATATTGTCACCCATGAGATGATATTGTCACCCATGGTACAGTAGTGTCACCTGAGATACGATATTGTCACCCATGAGATGATATTGTCACCCACG
Encoded proteins:
- the INKA2 gene encoding PAK4-inhibitor INKA2, coding for MEQHLRRLRQELLSMKEVGDGLHEQMNCMMGALQELKLLQVQTALEHLELSGRRSPAGQEPRPADARGRCPPRPACPVPQPAGPRQPAAAPESQRPADGPCCSQSLCREAVCPPQGPCWVPRAPEPGQGTAGARPPCRECPGCDDGHDWTSSLMSQSRNRQPLVLGDNIFADLVGNWLDLPELDKKGEKGEGSLSASRSQELCRKFSLTANIFKKFLRSVRPDRDRLLKEKPCWLPPEDKRPQISKRSKKINKLKGTFYLPLHGNLQSHHSKAERCPRAESHGEHPKMGTRKVPDPRDYSQGFDINTAVWV